One region of Flavobacterium sp. GSB-24 genomic DNA includes:
- a CDS encoding AGE family epimerase/isomerase, whose product MSLQRKLLKSELTSELDSILKYWSEHTVDEQNGGFAGQIDFNDQRIENAEKGSVLNARILWTFSASYQTTKNENHKKLAERAFEFLSAYFYDTKFGGLFWSINEDKTPKDTKNQIYALAFAIYGLSEYYVISKNEKVLEIAKNLYLKIQEHSYDPVNKGYFEAFTRDWQPIEDLRLSAKDANEKKTMNTHLHIIEGYVNLYKVWKDEKLLEDIIELLETIEKYFINTETGHLRLFFNENWIEKPDVVSYGHDIEAAWLLQQCAEISGNEKLIENYKKYAVQIAEVTKEGLDSDGGLWYEFDPEKNKLIAEKHWWPQAEALIGFYNAYQLTGKEEYLDIVYKNWKFIKKHILDQKNGEWVWGIFDDYSLMQKDKAGFWKCPYHNGRACLELIQRIKE is encoded by the coding sequence GTGTCATTACAAAGAAAGCTTTTAAAATCTGAACTCACCTCAGAACTTGATTCCATTTTAAAATATTGGTCAGAACATACTGTTGATGAGCAAAATGGCGGTTTTGCAGGTCAGATCGATTTTAATGATCAAAGAATTGAAAATGCAGAAAAAGGTTCGGTTTTAAACGCCCGAATTCTTTGGACTTTCTCTGCCAGTTATCAAACCACAAAAAACGAAAACCACAAAAAATTGGCAGAAAGAGCATTTGAATTTCTCAGTGCTTATTTTTATGACACAAAATTTGGCGGTCTTTTTTGGAGCATTAATGAGGATAAAACTCCAAAAGACACCAAAAATCAAATTTATGCTTTAGCATTTGCAATCTACGGATTGTCAGAATATTATGTGATTTCAAAAAACGAAAAAGTTCTAGAAATTGCTAAAAATTTATATCTAAAAATTCAAGAACACAGTTACGATCCTGTAAACAAAGGTTATTTTGAAGCTTTTACAAGAGATTGGCAGCCAATTGAAGATTTACGTTTGAGTGCAAAAGATGCGAATGAAAAGAAAACTATGAATACGCATCTTCATATTATTGAAGGTTATGTAAATTTATACAAAGTCTGGAAAGATGAAAAACTGCTTGAAGATATTATTGAATTATTAGAAACAATCGAGAAATATTTCATTAACACTGAAACTGGTCATTTACGTTTATTTTTCAACGAAAATTGGATTGAAAAACCAGATGTTGTTTCTTACGGCCATGACATTGAAGCGGCTTGGCTTTTACAGCAGTGTGCAGAAATTTCGGGCAATGAAAAACTGATCGAAAATTATAAAAAATACGCCGTTCAAATTGCTGAAGTTACAAAAGAAGGACTTGATTCTGACGGCGGTCTCTGGTACGAATTTGATCCAGAGAAAAATAAATTAATTGCCGAAAAACATTGGTGGCCGCAAGCGGAGGCTTTAATTGGTTTTTACAACGCTTACCAATTAACTGGAAAAGAAGAATATCTGGACATTGTTTACAAAAATTGGAAATTCATAAAAAAACATATTCTCGATCAGAAAAACGGAGAATGGGTTTGGGGAATTTTTGATGATTATTCTTTAATGCAAAAAGACAAAGCCGGATTCTGGAAATGTCCTTATCATAATGGCCGAGCCTGTCTGGAACTTATACAGCGTATTAAAGAATAA
- a CDS encoding aldo/keto reductase: MKYNRCGKSGLLLPEISLGLWHNFGSVDNFDNAESIAVEAFDKGITHYDLANNYGPVPGSAETNFGKILWHNFQGNLRDEIIISTKAGYTMWDGPYGDWGSRKYLLSSLDQSLKRMKVDYVDIFYSHRPDPETPIEETMMALDYAVRSGKALYVGISNYSAEQTRVAVDVLKQLGTPCLIHQAKYSMLERWVENGLLDVLEEKGVGCIAFSPLAQGLLTDKYLKGIPENSRAHNPNGHLKEDEVTQERIQKLIQLNEIAQNRNQSLAQMALAWLQKDKRITSVLIGASSVKQLCNNIDCLQNTEFSNDELNAIEKILS, encoded by the coding sequence ATGAAATATAACAGATGCGGAAAAAGCGGGTTATTATTACCTGAAATTTCTTTAGGATTATGGCATAACTTCGGTTCAGTAGATAATTTTGATAATGCTGAAAGTATTGCTGTAGAAGCTTTTGACAAAGGTATTACTCATTATGATTTAGCCAATAACTACGGACCAGTTCCTGGTTCTGCAGAAACTAATTTTGGTAAAATTCTATGGCATAATTTTCAAGGAAACCTGCGTGATGAAATCATTATTTCGACAAAAGCCGGTTACACCATGTGGGATGGACCGTATGGCGATTGGGGCTCTCGAAAATATTTATTGTCAAGCTTAGATCAGAGTTTGAAAAGAATGAAAGTTGATTATGTTGATATTTTTTATTCGCATCGCCCAGATCCGGAAACGCCGATTGAAGAAACCATGATGGCACTTGATTATGCCGTTAGAAGCGGAAAAGCTTTGTATGTCGGAATCAGTAATTATTCGGCAGAGCAAACTCGAGTTGCGGTTGATGTTTTAAAACAATTGGGAACGCCATGTTTGATTCATCAGGCAAAATATTCAATGCTGGAACGCTGGGTTGAAAATGGTTTATTAGATGTTTTAGAAGAAAAAGGAGTAGGATGTATTGCATTTTCGCCTTTGGCACAAGGACTTTTAACAGACAAATATTTAAAAGGAATTCCTGAGAATTCTAGAGCGCATAATCCGAACGGACATCTCAAAGAAGATGAGGTTACACAAGAAAGAATTCAGAAATTAATTCAGCTGAATGAAATTGCTCAGAATAGAAACCAGTCTTTGGCTCAAATGGCTTTGGCTTGGCTGCAAAAAGACAAACGAATTACATCTGTTTTAATTGGAGCTAGTTCTGTAAAGCAATTGTGTAATAATATTGATTGTCTGCAAAATACGGAGTTTTCGAATGATGAGTTAAATGCGATTGAGAAGATTTTATCTTGA
- a CDS encoding glycoside hydrolase family 97 protein, giving the protein MKNAITILLLLFFLNLSFSQKKQDFTVKSPNGKIEVKINVDDKISWTILHEKDVILAPSEMSMTLDENIVLGKNAVVLNSKKETVNTSFETPLYKKKSVQNNYNQLTLSFKNDFSIEYRVFDDGAAYRFITKKKKDITVKCEEVVLNFDQDYNTLMPYVRDLRNPKDPFISSFESHYENKKISEFKKDTLAFLPFLIDYKNHKKAVFLEANLEDYAGLFVTNNKNNSGFESRFSKYPLKETNGGFNYLNKLITERADYLVKTKGTRSFPWRAIVISENDADLANNDMVQKLAEPSKIKDVSWIKPGKVAWDWWNDWNIYNVDFKAGINTQTYKYYIDFASKNKVEYVVLDEGWSVETDIMKHNPNVDLEDLIAYAKERNVGIILWASWMAIHDKTQAVFDNYAKLGVKGFKVDFIDRDDAKMVSSVYDIAQRASNHKLIIDFHGMYKPTGIQRTYPNILNFEGVKGLENNKWTPNDDVPLYDTTIPFIRMMAGPMDYTPGAMRNATKSEFKPSNSNPMSQGTRCHQLALYTIFEAPLQMMADSPTAFMKEQESTDFIAKVPTTFDETVSLNGEVGKFVTIARRKGNNWYLGAITNWNSRDITIDFSFLEKGKKFQAEIFSDGLNADKAATDYKREIITIDSTTKLTYRLASGGGLAMIIQ; this is encoded by the coding sequence ATGAAAAACGCTATAACAATATTGCTGCTTTTATTTTTCTTAAACCTATCTTTTTCGCAGAAGAAACAGGATTTTACTGTAAAATCTCCAAACGGAAAAATTGAAGTTAAAATTAATGTTGATGATAAAATCAGCTGGACAATTTTGCATGAAAAAGATGTGATTCTAGCTCCATCAGAAATGTCTATGACTTTGGACGAAAATATTGTTTTAGGAAAAAATGCTGTTGTTTTAAATTCAAAAAAGGAAACTGTAAATACATCTTTTGAAACACCTTTGTACAAAAAGAAATCAGTTCAGAATAATTACAATCAATTGACTTTAAGCTTCAAAAATGATTTCAGCATTGAGTATCGCGTTTTTGATGACGGCGCTGCGTATCGTTTTATAACTAAAAAGAAAAAAGATATTACCGTTAAATGTGAAGAAGTGGTTTTAAACTTTGATCAGGATTACAATACTTTAATGCCTTACGTCCGCGATTTACGAAATCCGAAAGATCCATTTATTTCATCGTTTGAATCGCATTATGAAAACAAAAAAATCAGCGAGTTCAAAAAAGATACTTTAGCTTTTTTACCTTTTTTAATTGATTATAAAAACCATAAAAAAGCCGTTTTTCTAGAAGCAAATCTGGAAGATTACGCGGGACTGTTTGTAACCAATAACAAAAACAATTCTGGTTTTGAATCTCGATTTTCTAAATATCCGTTAAAAGAAACCAACGGCGGATTTAATTACCTCAACAAATTAATTACAGAAAGAGCCGATTATTTGGTAAAAACCAAAGGAACAAGAAGTTTTCCGTGGAGAGCGATTGTCATTTCCGAAAATGATGCGGATTTAGCGAATAATGATATGGTTCAGAAATTGGCTGAACCATCCAAAATAAAAGATGTTTCGTGGATAAAACCCGGAAAAGTAGCGTGGGACTGGTGGAACGACTGGAACATTTATAATGTTGATTTTAAAGCCGGAATTAACACACAGACTTATAAATATTATATTGATTTCGCTTCTAAAAATAAAGTGGAATATGTGGTTTTAGACGAAGGCTGGAGTGTAGAAACCGATATTATGAAACATAATCCAAATGTAGATTTGGAAGATTTGATTGCTTACGCGAAAGAACGAAACGTCGGAATTATTTTGTGGGCTTCGTGGATGGCTATACATGATAAAACACAAGCCGTTTTCGACAATTATGCAAAGCTGGGCGTAAAAGGTTTTAAAGTTGATTTTATAGACCGCGACGATGCTAAAATGGTCAGTTCCGTTTACGATATTGCTCAAAGAGCATCGAATCATAAATTAATTATTGATTTTCATGGAATGTACAAACCAACCGGGATTCAGCGAACTTATCCAAACATTCTAAATTTTGAAGGTGTAAAAGGTTTAGAAAATAATAAATGGACACCAAATGACGATGTTCCGCTTTACGACACAACGATTCCGTTTATCAGAATGATGGCCGGCCCAATGGATTATACGCCTGGCGCAATGAGAAATGCCACAAAAAGCGAATTCAAGCCAAGTAATTCCAACCCAATGAGTCAGGGAACAAGATGTCATCAACTGGCACTTTACACCATTTTTGAAGCGCCTTTGCAAATGATGGCAGACAGTCCAACAGCTTTTATGAAAGAGCAGGAAAGTACCGATTTTATTGCTAAAGTTCCAACAACTTTTGATGAAACGGTTTCTTTAAATGGTGAAGTTGGAAAGTTTGTAACAATTGCCAGAAGAAAAGGCAATAATTGGTATTTAGGCGCCATTACAAACTGGAATTCCAGAGATATTACAATCGATTTTTCTTTCCTTGAAAAAGGCAAAAAATTCCAAGCTGAAATTTTCTCTGATGGTTTAAATGCAGATAAAGCTGCAACTGATTATAAAAGAGAAATCATTACAATTGATTCGACAACGAAATTAACGTATCGATTAGCAAGCGGTGGTGGATTGGCGATGATTATTCAATAA
- a CDS encoding DUF433 domain-containing protein, which translates to MNNNWQNLISINPDIRFGKPVITGTRICVSDILSWLLTGMSVEEIIEDYPELNKEHILAALNSFQL; encoded by the coding sequence ATGAATAATAATTGGCAAAATTTAATTTCGATAAATCCTGATATTAGGTTTGGTAAACCTGTAATTACTGGAACCAGAATTTGTGTTTCAGATATCCTTTCATGGCTATTAACAGGAATGTCTGTTGAAGAAATTATTGAAGACTATCCTGAATTAAATAAAGAACATATTCTTGCAGCTTTGAATAGCTTCCAGCTTTAG
- a CDS encoding glycosyl hydrolase gives MKKHFLTLLTVTVLTSSCIAQKSIDNTNLSLSDKKATTETKTLYKNLNTLSQKGFLFGHQDDLAYGVKWKYEDGRSDVKDVAGDYPAVYGWDIAGLENDKPNNIDGVPFAKMKQYIIEANARGGISTISWHFDNPATGKDAWDHTPNSLKTILPGAENHKKYTSWLDKAATFFLSLKDKNGKNIAILFRPFHELTGGWFWWGKGNCTPEEFKTAWKFTFDYLQKKGVHNLIYVYNTGGFGSEADFLANYPGDNYADILSFDSYQNSNDPNGEKFIAEVQNQFKILNEINIKKHKIIALAEAGYEAVPDPKWWTGTLLKAIGDYKISYVLLWRNHGWQEKEQKMHYYAPFSGQVSEKDFVDFYNLDQTIFEKDIQKKLK, from the coding sequence ATGAAAAAACACTTTTTGACACTTTTGACAGTAACAGTACTTACCAGTTCATGCATAGCGCAAAAAAGTATAGATAATACTAATTTGTCACTTTCAGATAAAAAAGCAACTACAGAAACTAAGACACTTTATAAAAACCTAAATACATTATCTCAAAAAGGTTTTCTTTTTGGTCATCAAGATGATTTGGCTTACGGCGTAAAATGGAAATATGAAGACGGTCGAAGTGATGTAAAAGATGTAGCGGGCGATTATCCAGCTGTATATGGCTGGGATATTGCAGGTTTGGAAAATGACAAACCAAACAATATTGACGGCGTTCCTTTTGCCAAAATGAAACAATACATTATTGAAGCCAATGCAAGAGGCGGAATTTCAACCATAAGCTGGCATTTTGATAATCCCGCAACAGGAAAAGATGCTTGGGATCATACTCCAAACTCTTTAAAAACCATTTTGCCAGGAGCCGAAAACCATAAAAAATATACTTCTTGGTTAGATAAAGCAGCCACATTTTTCTTGTCTTTAAAAGATAAAAACGGCAAAAATATTGCAATACTTTTCAGACCTTTTCATGAACTTACCGGCGGATGGTTTTGGTGGGGAAAAGGAAACTGTACTCCAGAAGAATTTAAAACGGCTTGGAAATTTACCTTTGATTATCTACAAAAGAAAGGTGTTCACAATTTAATTTACGTTTACAACACAGGTGGTTTTGGAAGTGAAGCAGATTTTTTAGCTAACTATCCTGGAGATAATTACGCCGATATTTTAAGTTTTGACTCTTACCAAAATAGCAACGATCCAAATGGAGAAAAATTTATTGCCGAAGTTCAAAATCAGTTTAAAATCTTAAATGAAATCAACATTAAAAAACATAAAATAATAGCTTTGGCCGAAGCTGGTTATGAAGCTGTTCCAGACCCAAAATGGTGGACAGGAACTTTACTAAAAGCAATTGGAGATTATAAAATTTCTTATGTGTTACTTTGGAGAAATCACGGCTGGCAGGAAAAAGAGCAAAAAATGCATTATTACGCACCTTTCTCAGGACAAGTAAGTGAAAAAGATTTTGTCGATTTTTATAATCTAGATCAAACTATATTTGAAAAAGATATTCAAAAAAAATTAAAATAA
- a CDS encoding glycosidase, whose translation MTTITSSAIFQERKSALEKEHKTLLEQKNAPQEAAGNGIYDRYKNPVVTAAHIPLNWRFDFNEKTNPFLQERIGINAAFNAGAMKWNGKYLLAVRVEGIDRKSFFAIAESPNGIDNFKFWDKPCVIPQTEEPDTNIYDMRLIHHEDGYVYGIFCTERKDPKAPKGDTSSAVANAGIVRTKDLVNWERLPDLISNTGQQRNVVLHPEFVNGKYALYTRPQDGFIDVGSGGGIGLGYVEDMTNPVVKEEKIIFGKQYHTIYELKNGLGPAPIKTSKGWLHLAHGVRNTAAGLRYTLYMFMTDLNDITKVTHVPAGHFMGPEGIERVGDVSNVLFSNGWIEDNDGTVYVYYASSDTRMHVAVSTVDKLVDYVTNAPADTFISAGSVQTIIDQIERNNAI comes from the coding sequence ATGACAACGATAACATCTTCAGCCATTTTTCAAGAAAGAAAATCGGCATTAGAAAAAGAACATAAAACACTTCTTGAACAAAAAAATGCACCTCAGGAAGCTGCTGGAAACGGAATTTATGACCGTTACAAAAACCCTGTAGTAACTGCTGCGCACATTCCGTTGAACTGGCGTTTTGATTTTAACGAAAAAACAAATCCTTTCCTGCAAGAAAGAATCGGAATAAATGCTGCTTTTAATGCTGGTGCAATGAAATGGAACGGCAAATATTTATTAGCAGTTCGTGTAGAAGGAATTGACAGAAAATCTTTTTTTGCGATTGCCGAAAGTCCAAACGGAATTGATAATTTCAAGTTTTGGGACAAACCCTGCGTAATTCCGCAAACAGAAGAACCAGACACAAATATATACGATATGCGTTTGATTCATCATGAAGATGGTTATGTGTACGGTATTTTTTGTACTGAAAGAAAAGATCCAAAAGCACCAAAAGGCGATACAAGTTCGGCTGTAGCCAATGCTGGAATAGTCCGTACAAAAGATTTAGTAAACTGGGAAAGGCTTCCGGATTTAATTTCTAATACAGGACAACAGCGAAATGTTGTTTTACATCCAGAATTTGTAAACGGAAAATACGCTTTATACACACGCCCTCAAGATGGTTTCATTGATGTTGGAAGTGGCGGTGGAATTGGTTTAGGTTATGTGGAAGACATGACAAACCCTGTTGTTAAAGAAGAAAAAATCATCTTTGGAAAACAATATCATACTATTTATGAATTGAAAAATGGTCTTGGCCCTGCTCCTATCAAAACCTCAAAAGGCTGGCTGCATTTGGCACACGGCGTTCGTAATACTGCTGCAGGTTTACGCTACACTTTGTATATGTTCATGACAGATTTGAATGATATCACAAAAGTTACACACGTTCCTGCCGGACATTTTATGGGACCAGAAGGAATTGAAAGAGTCGGCGACGTTTCGAATGTTTTATTTTCTAACGGATGGATTGAAGATAATGACGGAACTGTTTACGTATATTATGCCTCTTCAGATACCAGAATGCACGTAGCGGTTTCAACTGTAGATAAATTAGTTGATTATGTTACCAATGCACCAGCAGACACCTTTATTTCCGCAGGTTCTGTACAGACTATTATTGATCAAATCGAAAGAAACAACGCAATTTAA
- a CDS encoding MFS transporter codes for MHDKISLKEKIGYGLGDAASSMFWKIFSMYLLFFYTDVFGLAPAIVGTMFLITRIWDSCFDPIVGILADRTKSKWGKFRPYLLWVAIPFAVIGVLTFYTPDFDEKGKIIYAYVTYSLMMMIYSLINVPYASLLGVMSSDRKERNTLSSYRMVFAFGGSLLALWLIEPLVNYFGGNLNSKTGWLTTIAVFGLITTIFFWACFAFTKERVQPIGDEQNNLKEDLKDLLKNRPWWILLGAGIGALVFNSIRDGAAVYYFKYYVSSSINFDFSLFGTDFHMTPTSIYLVLGQAANIIGVIAATPIANRIGKKKTFFGAMALAAILSLIFYLFGKEDIFLIMIFQVLISICAGCIFPLIWSMYADSADYSEWKQGRRATGLVFSASSMSQKFGWTIGGAGAGWLLGYYGFQANVEQTATAQNGIQLMLSILPAIAAGISVAFIAFYPLSEEKLQTIEQDLNQKRDQK; via the coding sequence ATGCACGACAAAATTAGTTTAAAAGAAAAAATAGGTTACGGTCTTGGAGACGCTGCTTCATCTATGTTCTGGAAAATTTTCAGCATGTATCTGTTGTTTTTCTACACCGATGTTTTCGGATTAGCGCCTGCTATAGTCGGAACCATGTTTTTAATTACCCGAATCTGGGATTCTTGCTTTGATCCAATCGTTGGAATTTTAGCTGATAGAACCAAAAGTAAGTGGGGAAAATTCAGACCCTATTTACTTTGGGTCGCCATACCATTTGCCGTGATTGGAGTTTTGACTTTTTATACCCCAGATTTTGACGAAAAAGGAAAAATCATTTACGCTTATGTGACTTATTCTTTAATGATGATGATTTATTCTTTAATCAATGTTCCTTATGCATCCCTTCTAGGCGTAATGTCTTCTGATCGAAAAGAAAGAAACACGCTTTCATCTTATCGAATGGTTTTTGCTTTTGGAGGAAGTCTTTTGGCACTTTGGCTGATTGAACCTTTGGTAAATTACTTCGGCGGAAACTTAAATTCAAAAACAGGCTGGCTGACAACAATTGCCGTTTTCGGATTAATTACAACTATATTCTTCTGGGCCTGTTTTGCATTTACAAAAGAAAGAGTACAACCAATTGGAGACGAACAAAACAATCTAAAAGAGGATTTAAAAGACCTCCTAAAAAATAGACCTTGGTGGATTTTACTGGGAGCTGGAATTGGCGCATTAGTTTTCAATTCAATTCGAGATGGTGCTGCGGTTTATTATTTCAAATATTATGTAAGCAGCAGTATAAACTTCGATTTTTCGCTTTTCGGAACCGATTTTCATATGACTCCAACCTCAATATATTTGGTTTTAGGACAAGCAGCGAACATCATCGGAGTGATCGCAGCGACGCCAATTGCAAATAGAATTGGTAAAAAGAAAACCTTTTTTGGTGCAATGGCACTGGCAGCAATTCTTAGTTTGATTTTCTATTTATTCGGAAAAGAAGACATTTTCTTAATCATGATTTTCCAAGTTTTAATAAGTATTTGTGCAGGCTGTATTTTTCCATTAATCTGGTCAATGTACGCAGACAGTGCCGATTATTCTGAATGGAAACAAGGACGAAGAGCTACAGGACTGGTATTTTCTGCATCTTCAATGTCGCAAAAATTTGGATGGACAATTGGAGGCGCAGGAGCTGGATGGCTTTTAGGATATTATGGTTTTCAAGCAAATGTAGAACAAACTGCAACCGCTCAAAACGGAATTCAATTAATGCTGAGTATACTTCCGGCAATTGCCGCGGGAATATCAGTAGCTTTTATAGCATTTTACCCATTATCTGAAGAAAAACTTCAAACAATTGAACAAGATTTAAACCAAAAACGAGACCAAAAATAA
- a CDS encoding cellulase family glycosylhydrolase — translation MKNRFLKTLSLTLLLSTIACQAQEKITVKGKQFYKGDKPYAYIGTNYWYGSMLASKKIGDRKRLLRELDLMKKNGIDNLRVLVGADGGKYDFTVRPALQYEQGKYDEDLLDGLDFLINEMSKRNMYAVLYLTNNWEWSGGMSQYLEWNGKGAIPVPNIPPNTWPQFMSYTEQFHSCEPCMEALNNHVKFIIGRTNAYSKKKYNEDNTIMAWQVGNEPRLFTVENEAKFTKWLNNIVDLIDSLDKNHLVSTGSEGKNSSNDSMEIFERTHQNPNIDYLTMHIWPKNWNWFKADNAEATMPKTIENAGKYIDDHIKVANNLKRPIIIEEFGLSRENENLNAGASSIYRDKFYSYIFGRVLESHKNGGPLQAANFWGYGGEGKAVNETGKWNPGEPLTTDPPQEPQGLNSVFNGDKSTLEIVKKYNLELKN, via the coding sequence ATGAAAAACAGATTTCTCAAAACACTTTCTCTAACACTGCTTTTGTCGACAATTGCTTGTCAGGCGCAGGAAAAAATAACCGTAAAAGGCAAGCAATTTTATAAAGGTGATAAACCTTATGCCTACATCGGAACCAATTATTGGTACGGCAGTATGCTTGCTTCTAAAAAAATTGGGGACAGAAAAAGACTTTTACGCGAACTGGATTTAATGAAGAAAAACGGAATTGATAATCTTCGTGTTTTGGTTGGCGCGGATGGTGGCAAATACGATTTTACGGTTCGTCCGGCTTTGCAATATGAGCAGGGAAAATATGATGAAGATCTTTTGGACGGTTTAGATTTTTTGATCAATGAAATGAGCAAACGTAATATGTATGCCGTTTTGTACTTGACAAACAACTGGGAATGGTCGGGCGGAATGTCACAATATTTAGAATGGAATGGCAAAGGAGCAATTCCGGTTCCGAATATTCCGCCAAACACTTGGCCTCAATTTATGTCGTATACAGAACAGTTTCACAGCTGCGAACCTTGCATGGAAGCTTTAAATAATCATGTAAAGTTTATTATTGGAAGAACAAATGCTTATTCTAAAAAGAAATACAACGAAGACAACACCATTATGGCATGGCAGGTTGGAAATGAACCAAGACTTTTTACAGTAGAAAATGAAGCTAAATTTACAAAATGGCTGAACAACATTGTGGATTTAATTGATAGTTTAGATAAAAATCACTTGGTTTCTACAGGTTCTGAAGGAAAAAACAGTTCGAACGACAGCATGGAGATTTTCGAAAGAACACATCAAAACCCAAATATTGATTATTTGACCATGCACATCTGGCCAAAAAACTGGAACTGGTTTAAAGCCGATAATGCCGAAGCTACAATGCCAAAAACAATCGAAAACGCTGGGAAATATATTGACGATCATATTAAAGTGGCAAATAATTTAAAGAGACCAATTATTATAGAAGAATTCGGTCTTTCGAGGGAAAATGAAAACTTAAATGCTGGAGCTTCGTCGATCTACAGAGATAAATTTTACAGTTATATTTTTGGAAGAGTTCTAGAAAGTCATAAAAATGGAGGTCCGTTGCAGGCTGCGAATTTCTGGGGATACGGCGGTGAAGGAAAAGCCGTTAATGAAACGGGAAAATGGAATCCGGGCGAACCACTTACAACAGATCCTCCGCAAGAACCACAAGGTTTGAATTCTGTTTTTAACGGCGACAAATCTACTCTTGAAATCGTTAAGAAATACAACCTAGAATTGAAGAATTAA